Proteins from a single region of Stappia sp. ES.058:
- a CDS encoding GntR family transcriptional regulator, with protein MTEMPVSPFKSTATVTDAPAPRKSVRDAVEQSVRAALLSGRFVPGRSVTLRGLAQELGVSPMPVREAVRALSAGNALEIRSNGRIQVPQMTQSRLSEILTARLLLEPELAFAAAANLDASDATALRKIDDRVDESLSGGDAETYMQENFAFHFHIYRAARSQVLMPLVESLWLQFAPFMRTVYGRVGTAALDDHHKEAIAAVHSRDAGALREAVAADIRCGMDLLDRSAGDGLAESRGKSPD; from the coding sequence ATGACCGAGATGCCGGTTTCCCCTTTCAAGAGTACCGCCACGGTCACCGATGCACCGGCACCGCGCAAGTCCGTCCGTGACGCGGTGGAGCAGAGCGTGCGTGCGGCGCTCCTGTCGGGTCGCTTCGTTCCCGGACGCTCCGTCACCCTGCGCGGGCTGGCGCAGGAGCTTGGCGTCAGTCCCATGCCGGTTCGCGAGGCCGTGCGGGCGCTTTCGGCCGGAAACGCTCTGGAGATCCGCAGCAATGGGCGCATTCAGGTGCCGCAGATGACGCAGTCACGCCTGTCGGAAATCCTCACGGCCCGTCTTCTGCTGGAGCCGGAGCTTGCTTTCGCGGCAGCCGCAAATCTCGATGCATCCGATGCGACGGCGCTGCGCAAGATCGATGACCGGGTCGACGAAAGCCTCTCCGGCGGCGATGCGGAGACTTACATGCAGGAAAACTTCGCCTTTCATTTCCATATTTACCGGGCGGCCAGGTCGCAGGTATTGATGCCGCTTGTGGAAAGTCTCTGGTTGCAGTTCGCACCCTTCATGCGCACGGTCTACGGTCGGGTCGGAACGGCGGCGCTCGACGATCACCACAAGGAGGCGATCGCGGCGGTGCACAGCCGGGACGCGGGTGCGCTACGCGAGGCTGTCGCCGCCGATATCCGCTGCGGCATGGATCTGCTCGATCGAAGTGCGGGCGATGGGCTTGCAGAAAGCCGAGGCAAGAGTCCGGATTGA
- a CDS encoding ABC transporter ATP-binding protein, whose translation MAKKPIGPIRRDFAPWDDPQARPYIEFRNVTKKFGDFIAVDNLSLKVHEREFFALLGGSGCGKTTMMRMLAGFETPNAGEIYLDGQNLAGVPPHRRPVNMMFQSYALFPHMSVEANVAFGLRQEGMPKAEIAGRVEEMLSLVKLQDFAKRKPHQLSGGQRQRVALARSLAKKPKVLLLDEPLGALDRKLREETQFELTDLQQDLGMTFLIVTHDQEEAMTMADRIAVMDKGRIVQIATPAEIYEVPNSRFVADFIGDINLMECKVMTRDGDMTRLHAPLFDCAIEVAQPVEAGIGETVWFAIRPEKVRISFEEPEGPENRLTGEVWDIGYLGDVSIYHTHIAEEETVRATVANRTRQVERPIGWEDKVWLSWDRDAGVVLAQ comes from the coding sequence TTGGCCAAGAAACCGATCGGACCGATCCGCCGCGACTTCGCACCCTGGGACGATCCCCAGGCCCGGCCCTATATCGAATTTCGAAACGTCACGAAGAAATTCGGCGACTTCATCGCCGTCGACAACCTCAGCCTCAAGGTCCACGAACGCGAGTTCTTTGCCCTGCTTGGCGGCTCGGGCTGCGGCAAGACCACGATGATGCGCATGCTCGCCGGCTTTGAAACACCGAATGCGGGCGAGATCTATCTCGACGGGCAGAACCTTGCCGGCGTTCCGCCGCATCGCCGCCCCGTCAACATGATGTTCCAGTCCTATGCGCTGTTTCCCCATATGAGCGTGGAGGCGAACGTCGCCTTCGGCCTCAGGCAGGAGGGGATGCCGAAGGCGGAAATCGCCGGCCGTGTCGAGGAAATGCTCTCCCTCGTCAAGCTGCAGGACTTCGCCAAGCGCAAGCCGCACCAGCTTTCCGGCGGCCAGCGCCAGCGCGTGGCACTCGCCCGCTCGCTTGCCAAGAAACCGAAGGTGCTGCTTCTCGACGAACCGCTCGGCGCACTCGATCGCAAGCTGCGCGAGGAAACGCAGTTCGAACTGACCGACCTGCAGCAGGACCTCGGCATGACCTTCCTGATCGTCACCCACGACCAGGAAGAGGCCATGACCATGGCCGACCGCATCGCGGTGATGGACAAGGGCCGCATCGTCCAGATCGCGACGCCTGCCGAAATCTACGAGGTGCCGAACTCGCGCTTTGTTGCGGACTTCATCGGCGACATCAACCTGATGGAATGCAAGGTCATGACGCGTGACGGCGACATGACGAGGCTGCATGCGCCGTTGTTCGACTGCGCCATCGAAGTGGCGCAACCGGTCGAGGCCGGCATTGGCGAGACCGTGTGGTTCGCGATCCGCCCGGAGAAGGTGCGCATTTCCTTCGAGGAGCCGGAAGGGCCGGAAAACCGGCTCACCGGCGAGGTCTGGGACATCGGTTATCTCGGCGACGTGTCGATCTACCACACCCATATCGCCGAGGAGGAAACGGTGCGCGCCACGGTGGCCAACCGGACGCGCCAGGTGGAACGCCCGATCGGCTGGGAGGACAAGGTCTGGCTCTCCTGGGACCGGGACGCCGGCGTGGTGCTGGCCCAATGA
- a CDS encoding glutamine synthetase family protein, with amino-acid sequence MLHTSRSAWARPDAGDAWQEELARFEAEHPDLDTLEVILPDSNGVLRGKWLPGSALRKVFENGVALPFSLFGLDVWGREVEETGMHIETGDKDGVCWPVPGTLRSVPWATRPTAQVLLSMHDRDGGAFLCDPRHVLARMTDRLATHGLTATAAFELEFYLFEDQDDGDWSGAPQPVFSTHLGPARQNMYALSDLEAFMPLVDEIRRSADAQDIPADAAVSEAAPGQFELNLHYRRDPLRAADDAVLLRRLVAGVARKHNLKASFMAKPFVEWPGNGMHVHCSLEDGTGNIFANPDTGEARLGHAIKGLLDTMPEAHLLFVSTFNGFRRMQPGSYAPTSICWGHDNRSVALRVPAGTPESARIEHRIAGADANPYLVLTGVLSGMMDGVLGETAPPPPVDGNAYETTAPRLTPWMDEAIDAFEASERMKEAVGSEMHKVLTDIKRHELFAFGREISTLERQTYL; translated from the coding sequence ATGCTTCACACGTCCCGTTCCGCCTGGGCACGTCCGGATGCCGGCGATGCCTGGCAGGAGGAACTCGCGCGCTTCGAGGCCGAGCACCCGGATCTGGACACGCTGGAAGTGATCCTGCCGGACAGCAACGGCGTGTTGCGGGGAAAGTGGCTGCCGGGAAGCGCGTTGCGCAAGGTGTTCGAAAACGGGGTGGCGCTCCCTTTCTCGCTCTTCGGGCTCGATGTCTGGGGCCGCGAGGTCGAGGAAACCGGGATGCATATCGAGACCGGCGACAAGGACGGCGTGTGCTGGCCGGTGCCGGGGACGCTGCGCTCCGTTCCCTGGGCCACGCGGCCGACCGCGCAGGTGCTCTTGTCGATGCACGACCGCGATGGCGGCGCCTTTCTCTGCGACCCGCGCCATGTGCTGGCGCGCATGACCGACCGGCTCGCCACGCACGGGCTGACCGCGACCGCCGCCTTCGAGCTTGAGTTCTACCTTTTCGAGGACCAGGACGACGGCGACTGGAGCGGCGCGCCCCAGCCGGTGTTTTCCACCCATCTCGGCCCGGCGCGGCAGAACATGTACGCGCTTTCCGATCTCGAAGCCTTCATGCCGCTGGTCGACGAGATCCGCCGTTCGGCCGATGCGCAGGACATTCCAGCCGATGCGGCCGTTTCCGAGGCCGCGCCCGGGCAATTCGAACTGAACCTGCACTACCGCCGCGACCCGCTGCGCGCCGCCGATGACGCCGTGCTGCTGCGCCGGCTCGTGGCCGGCGTCGCGCGCAAACACAATCTCAAGGCCTCCTTCATGGCCAAGCCCTTCGTGGAATGGCCCGGAAACGGCATGCACGTGCATTGTTCGCTGGAGGATGGCACCGGCAACATCTTTGCCAATCCGGACACCGGCGAGGCACGGCTCGGCCATGCCATCAAGGGCCTGCTTGACACCATGCCGGAGGCGCATCTCCTGTTCGTCTCCACCTTCAACGGTTTCCGGCGCATGCAACCAGGTTCCTATGCGCCGACATCGATCTGCTGGGGACACGACAACCGCTCCGTGGCACTGCGGGTGCCCGCCGGCACGCCGGAATCGGCGCGCATCGAACACCGGATCGCCGGGGCGGACGCCAATCCGTATCTGGTGCTGACCGGCGTCTTGTCGGGGATGATGGATGGCGTGCTTGGCGAAACGGCCCCGCCGCCGCCCGTCGACGGCAACGCCTATGAGACAACCGCGCCGCGCCTCACCCCCTGGATGGACGAGGCGATCGATGCCTTCGAGGCGTCGGAGCGCATGAAGGAGGCCGTCGGCTCCGAGATGCACAAGGTCCTTACCGACATCAAGCGTCACGAGCTCTTCGCATTCGGGCGCGAGATATCGACGCTGGAGCGCCAGACCTACCTGTGA
- a CDS encoding polyamine ABC transporter substrate-binding protein, with amino-acid sequence MKKLFLTGVALASALAIGAASAQERTVRVFNWSDYIDESILEDFTKETGISVVYDVFDSNEMLETKLLAGGTGYDVVVPTGTFLGRQIQAGVFQKLDKSKLENIDNLWPQIMKRIEKFDPGNEYAINYMWGTTGIGYNVEKIKERMPDAPVDSWDMIFDPEVVSKFADCGVHMLDTADEIFPAALNYLGLDPDSDNPEDFKKATELLLKVRPYIQKFHSSEYINALANGDICLAIGWSGDVLQARDRAAEADNGVTVSYAIPKEGAMMWFDNMAIPADAPHTEEAHVFLDYIMRPDVVAKATNYVFYANGNKASQEFVEKEVLEDPAIYPSEETVDNLFSTTTKSPRAMRSRTREWTKVKTGQ; translated from the coding sequence ATGAAAAAGCTGTTTTTGACAGGGGTGGCGCTGGCTAGCGCCTTGGCGATCGGCGCGGCCTCGGCGCAGGAACGCACGGTGCGTGTGTTCAACTGGTCGGATTATATCGACGAATCCATTCTCGAGGACTTCACCAAGGAAACCGGCATTTCGGTGGTCTACGACGTCTTCGACAGCAACGAGATGCTGGAGACGAAGCTGCTCGCCGGCGGCACCGGTTATGATGTCGTCGTGCCGACGGGCACCTTCCTCGGCCGCCAGATCCAGGCCGGCGTTTTCCAGAAACTGGACAAGTCGAAACTGGAGAACATCGACAATCTCTGGCCACAGATCATGAAGCGCATCGAAAAGTTCGATCCGGGCAATGAATACGCTATCAACTACATGTGGGGCACCACCGGCATCGGCTACAACGTCGAGAAGATCAAGGAACGCATGCCCGACGCGCCGGTCGACAGCTGGGACATGATCTTCGATCCCGAGGTCGTCTCGAAGTTCGCCGATTGCGGCGTGCATATGCTCGACACCGCCGACGAGATCTTTCCCGCCGCACTCAACTATCTCGGTCTCGATCCCGACAGCGACAATCCGGAAGACTTCAAGAAGGCCACGGAGCTCCTGCTGAAGGTGCGTCCCTACATCCAGAAGTTCCATTCCTCGGAGTACATCAACGCGCTCGCAAATGGCGACATCTGCCTGGCGATCGGCTGGTCCGGCGACGTGCTGCAGGCCCGCGACCGCGCGGCGGAGGCCGACAACGGCGTGACCGTCAGCTATGCCATTCCCAAGGAAGGGGCGATGATGTGGTTCGACAACATGGCCATTCCAGCCGATGCGCCGCACACCGAGGAGGCGCATGTCTTCCTCGACTACATCATGCGCCCCGACGTGGTCGCCAAGGCGACAAACTACGTGTTCTACGCAAACGGCAACAAGGCGAGCCAGGAATTCGTCGAAAAGGAAGTGCTTGAGGATCCGGCGATCTACCCGAGCGAGGAGACGGTCGACAATCTCTTCTCCACCACCACCAAGTCGCCCCGCGCCATGCGGTCCCGCACCCGGGAGTGGACGAAGGTCAAGACCGGTCAGTGA
- a CDS encoding glutamine synthetase family protein yields MSKKKKTQPKFESRRGVASLEEASTWLVERGIEDIECIVPDLAGVARGKMMPTEKFFSGPVMTMPSSIFAQTISGDYPPDDDRFQHNPTDGDLFFRADYSTLTTVPWESDPTAQLIHDAYTREGVPVETAPRNVLKRVLKLYEDEGWAPMVAPEMEFYLVKPNTDPDYPLEPPTGRSGRPEVGRQSYSISALNEFDDLIDDIYDLSEAQGLEIDTLIHEEGAAQMEINLRHGHPLELADQVFLFKRTIREAALRHDMYATFMAKPMSNQPGSSMHIHQSLVDVETGKNIFSREDGEASREFLSFIAGHQAFLPAVTCIMAPYVNSYRRFTRDSTAPVNVFWGYDNRTVGLRVPNSKPNARRLENRVPSSDANPYLAIAASLACGYLGIKQKLTPDEPRTGDSSDRMHALPRGLLEAVAMFGDCKELQEVFGEKFVATYRAIKQEEFETFMSVISPWEREYLLLNV; encoded by the coding sequence GTGAGCAAGAAGAAGAAAACGCAGCCCAAGTTCGAGAGCCGTCGCGGCGTTGCCTCGCTGGAGGAGGCGAGCACTTGGCTGGTCGAGCGTGGCATCGAGGACATCGAGTGCATCGTGCCCGATCTGGCAGGCGTTGCCCGCGGCAAGATGATGCCGACGGAGAAGTTCTTCTCCGGACCGGTGATGACCATGCCCTCGTCGATCTTCGCGCAGACAATCTCCGGAGATTATCCGCCCGACGACGACCGCTTCCAGCACAATCCGACCGACGGAGACCTGTTCTTCCGGGCCGACTATTCGACCCTGACCACCGTGCCGTGGGAGAGCGATCCGACCGCCCAGCTCATTCACGATGCCTACACGCGCGAGGGCGTTCCGGTCGAGACGGCGCCGCGCAATGTTCTCAAGCGCGTCCTGAAGCTATACGAGGACGAGGGCTGGGCTCCGATGGTCGCGCCGGAGATGGAGTTCTATCTGGTCAAGCCGAACACCGACCCCGACTATCCGCTCGAGCCGCCCACCGGGCGCTCCGGACGTCCGGAGGTCGGTCGCCAGTCCTATTCGATCTCCGCCCTCAACGAGTTCGACGACCTGATCGACGACATCTATGACCTGTCGGAGGCGCAGGGGCTGGAGATCGACACCCTGATCCACGAGGAAGGCGCCGCGCAGATGGAAATCAATCTGCGCCACGGTCATCCGCTGGAGCTTGCAGACCAGGTATTCCTGTTCAAGCGCACCATCCGGGAAGCCGCGCTGCGCCACGACATGTATGCCACCTTCATGGCCAAGCCGATGTCGAACCAGCCCGGTTCCTCGATGCATATCCACCAGTCGTTGGTGGACGTGGAAACCGGCAAGAACATCTTCTCGCGCGAGGACGGCGAGGCGAGCCGGGAGTTTCTCTCCTTCATCGCCGGCCATCAGGCCTTTCTGCCCGCCGTGACCTGCATCATGGCGCCCTATGTGAATTCCTATCGCCGCTTCACGCGCGATTCGACCGCGCCGGTGAACGTCTTTTGGGGCTATGACAACCGCACGGTGGGCCTGCGCGTTCCCAACTCCAAGCCGAACGCACGGCGGCTGGAAAACCGTGTGCCCTCGTCGGATGCCAATCCCTATCTGGCGATCGCCGCCTCGCTTGCCTGCGGCTATCTCGGCATCAAGCAGAAGTTGACGCCGGATGAGCCGCGCACCGGCGATTCCAGCGACCGGATGCATGCGCTGCCGCGCGGACTGCTCGAGGCGGTCGCCATGTTCGGAGACTGCAAGGAATTGCAGGAGGTGTTCGGCGAGAAATTCGTCGCCACCTACCGGGCGATCAAGCAGGAGGAATTCGAGACCTTCATGTCGGTGATCAGCCCCTGGGAGCGCGAGTACCTGCTGCTCAACGTCTGA